The Triplophysa dalaica isolate WHDGS20190420 chromosome 18, ASM1584641v1, whole genome shotgun sequence genome includes the window TAGcctatatttaaaacaaaggtTTCATAGAGACGTGGCTtaactaatataaaaatgttaatgtgcTTTTCCAAGAATTTGGGGGTTTGAATATATAAACtgctaatataaaaaataaacacagatgttatttctccaaaaatatgcaaataaatacaaatggcACAAACCTGCACACAGTCCATGCAGTTTATCTTTCACAGCACATGGCTGATATAAAGGCAtgcaatttttatatttatttgacatgtgtgtttgttatttatctccgatattgtttttaatagaaaatgtaaCAGCGTTTTCTCTTACACAAGACAGTTAAATACAAACAATCAAACCAAATCTGATCGCATTTCTaggcataataaaaataacacacaaatgtTCTGATGGGCTTGTATGATTGTTCCATCATTTGAAATTCTGAATAGACAGTTCTGCAGAAATGTTGACACATGCTCCCTCTTGTGGAGGTTCGTTTCCCTTGGACTGGTCTGTTACCCAAGTAGCCTTTACAATGAAGAGTATTTGTAACTCCTTTAACAAATACATGACAAACAGCATAGATGTCAGAGTCACTATCCAAATGACATGTTTTAACAGTAAGCGGTTAGAGCGGTTATGTGATGGCCATTAGAAGGTCATAGAAAAGAATGCCCTCAGTAATCTCACCTGTGACCGTACCCTAAGAGGAAGGTTTATAAATCACGCTGTGCATAATGCAAGTCGCAATTCTTGACACAAAACTGTAATCCGTTTAAAAAGTTGTTAATATAAGCAGAGGCAAGCTTTCGGTAAACTTTGTTTCAATTTTTCAAGGTGTGTGTGGATTTATTTCCCCGTTTAGGAAAACAGCGTGAATTTAGCATGTGAAATGTTCAGTTATCAGTATAATAATGTGTTCAAATGAGCTGGTTTAAGAGGTTAACTGCTCCGCTGGCTCGTGGACCGTGAGCAATAACTGCGCGAGCACATCTGTCATTCTTCCATCTGCTATTAAAACCAAAAGCAAGTCTATTTTTAAGCAGAAATATATTTGCACTTTGTAAGCCAACTACCGGGAATATAAAAGGTGCTTATTAAAAGtttctgttttattgctttttatttattgcttcgGGGGGGAAAAGACTGCATCGGTCTTATAAGAAAGGAATAATATATCTTGTTTTGATACGGTTCACGGTTAAATTTGAAATTTAAATCAGTTCTGATATACAAGCCTGACGCACCAACACTTATTACTTTTGTTCAAATCTAAATATGTAGATATTTCACGGGTGCAAAGCCTCACAACAGCAGATAATCTGAAACGGGGGAGTGAGAGATTTGCATCTGCGGTCTATTAGAAGTCTATAAAGATGTGATGAAGTACTTACGCTAGTAATgacgtgaaataaaaaaaacattaacaggcATTGCTGACCTACAGAAGTGATATGAGGGTTGACACGTGCACTCGGTGACGTATGTGCAATGGCCTAGATACACATGAATGTTTGACTACGGCCGGTAAAAATCATTCCAGGAATATTGGTCAGAGCTGCTGAACTCTGATATATTGATCGGCTCCATGCCTGAAAACAGAAGCTTGTTGAGACTGCCACCAGCTGGCAATAATATTTCAGTATGAAAGTTAGCATTGCATTGAGGCACAAGAAAACATGACCAAGGAACGGTCCATGGTGAAAAGACTTTAAAGATGCTTTGAGCCATTTTAAAACACGTTTTTTGAGTTGTGAACGGCCAAAAATAGGAAAACGGTTGGAAGGGTAAACTGTCTTTCCCGCTGTCAGCTTGTGATATATCGCTTCTAAAGTGGTAATCCAGCATTAGTGCACACTGCATGGGTTTGTCTACGAGAGGGCGAGCAGAGGTCGCGTTTACACACCTCCTGATAACATCATCATTATCTAGTACTGGACTAAACCTTTATTTCAGAGCTGATTGTGAAGTCAATGCATCCAATAAGTGTTTGGACACttaaggccgtgttcacacttgacttctttttttacaagaaaaagttgacccAGGCTCTCTAtagtaaatagaaaaaaattggCCGCATtaggttacaaatagcagccgaaCGGCGTGACTTCGGAGGCAGCATCTGTGCacgaaggcagcccagagaaacagataacGGGAGGCAGCGTAACGGGAGTCTATTTgattataaacagaaataaataatcacatatttaaaaaaaatacaatactaaTTTCGCTACAAATCcaatcagaagttgttgaaagtgaaaattaaacttacatttatacaaaactatgttgcaACGAGCGCTTCGGTcgccattttaattttttgagcttgagccttctcgaccaatcacgttcctcgcatgttgttatagaaacgacaggtctctgtcattggttcgCTCTGAAAAAGGGAATTTGACGTAGGACATTTTTCTCAGAAAAGTCAAACGTTtgctccataggattataatgtaaagcAGACGCTAACAGCttcgaaaaagaagtcaagtctgaacacggcctaagACAGGACATCGTCACAATGTCACGGCATTACATACTGTAACAAAGAAATCAATGCTTGTTGCATTTTTGCTCGGAGAGACAAACACCTTGAACAGCAATGGGTCACAAGTCATTGAACAAAGTCTTAAAAATGATTCCAGCAGGATTTGTTCACAGATTGCTTTGTTatctaatgcaatgacatttaaatgtgctttgaGTGTCCAAACTCTTTCTGGCACCACATTAGACAAACTCAACATTTAGTGTACATGCTAAAAATGGAAATGTAGAGTTTCTAACACATTTGTATCGCACTGACATAAAGGTAATTATAAACCGGCCTTTTACAAATGCAGCTGTCAATCATACGAGCAGACGTATTGTATGGTACAGGAAAGTCCGAGCTTCATCCCAACAACTGTCCAGTGTTAAAAACCACCGGGCGGCTGATCTAGTAAAGCCTTTTAATCAGGATTCTTATAATAACTTCTGAAGTCTACAACTGACTAAATACCATCatggaaaatgtattcataGATGGGGAGGGtgtgttatattaatatataaaaacaacgtTTTAACAGTTCTGTCTGATATCACTTTTGCTCGCTATCCTGGGATTGAAGAGTTACAGTTATGGTGAGTCTTTTAGAAacctttatgttttatattggCAAAGTACATGCATTTAACAaccacatatatatataaaatatatactttgaGAAAACTGGTTAATTTTTGGTGCCAGGTCAAGATATTGGAAACTTTCTATCCATGCTTACATTAAAATACAGCAGAAGCTTTCTATATTTTCATACTAAATGTAGTACTTcacatgaacattaaacaaaaaatttaaagatttttttttcctgtGTTTGAAATAAACgccaaatgtgtgtttttttattgaggtAAGAGTTACTCAGACCCactgactgttttatttatgaTACTTTCAATGAGAAATTAATGGAAAATAATCAGTTTCTATTCTCAGAGATGAATACATAGGTTTTCATTGCACAGGAAGGAAACAAAGAAAATACGCAAGTAATATTTGAAAAAGATCATCATAACAGATCCTAATGAAAACACAAGTCTCCTGCTGAAATCTctaatgtttcttaaaaaaacagatcTCAGTTATCACAGCATCTATAGAAGAGATTTTATCAACGTCTCATGCTGTGCACACATTTGACAAGATACCAAAAtctgcaatcaaacatcagaagtCTCGACATAAActcaacacaaacatttctcagcTAACTCCATCAAAATCAAATAGTATGAGCAGCCGTTTACACATTTGCTTTGCAGCTCTATATTCATACTGTACATCAACAATAAACTCACTTGTATATATTTCTCCTATAAGTTTTGGAAGAAACAACTTTGTCGAAATGGATACACAattgaaaacaatgaaaaagcAACCTCAGAGCATTACAAATTTTCCgaatttaaaacttttgaaaataCCCTTGAAAGAACGTACTTTACAGTTCACCTCATCCACAAGACAACTGAAAAATCGAATCCAGCCCGAAGGCCGACCCGCAGCTGTCCCGTGATGTCACCGATCAGAAATGCATCTCGCAATGTTTTCCAGATTCTgtgacataaatgtaaatagtggCGATTAATCCTGTCTTGGTAGGATAATCTATCAACAGGCTCAGAGATGAGAGCGTCGACAGTCAGCGCCAGTTTATAATCCCACATCTGATCCATTGGCTGAGTGCTCTGCACTCTCTGAGctaattttacatttcatagGGCAGCGCCTGTACATTTAAACTCACTGAAAAGATCATTTATTGCTCACATCATAACAGTTTCAGCGCTTCATTTAAGCATCAACTTTGCCTTAGATATACCATCTGAAATTTCTCATTTCTAGTGAAAAACGGACGTGCAACATATGAACAATGATTCTCAAATTGCAACATGACCACCTTATCAAAcgaaaaacaaaactaacaaaTTAAACGAATGTGCGCACTcactactgtaaaaacaacacaatgtcaatgtaaaaacaaaatgtcctataaacacaattttttcagttttctacACTTAAGTAAGTCGCGTTGGGCAGAAGTGTCTACTTATTGCCCAAATGTAAACAGTATGAAATATAGCATAAGCATACACCTGAAAACACTATTTCCAAGTAAACAGGCTGTGTTCTGGCCatgtacattaaatatattacattactgACGTCTTGCCTACACGTTATTTTTAACTAGGAAAAATAAGACAAAGCGAAGATTGACAGGTGTGAGATTTGAGAACTGACACAtaacatgtttttgtaatttatgtAAATTTAAACCTCTAAAGCGTTTGAGAAATGTACTTTCCATCCCTTAAAACTCAGCTCCGTCGAttacctgtgtgtgtttatgaagcGATCATGACCTGACCAACATGGCGGCGCCGCTGACCACGACTCACCTGCGTCTCTGTCGTCCAATCAATGTCATTATCGGTCTAGCGTGAGAGTGCGTCAATAAAACTTCGTTATTTACAAACCagattcattttatattttgacaaaCTTGCGATTTTTGCCGTCACGTCATATTCAGTAATTCCAGTGAAGTTCGCAACGTCAGCTCGGGTTTTGCGGCGCCGctgtcaatcccacaatccaACTCCATGACGCCACGGCCACCGTAGATGCGAATTTAAACGCGCGCTCACCTGCCGACAAACGTCCTGACTTCGTTAATCGCTTTGAAAAGACATTGGGCCTCATTTCTGAAACATgcgtaaataaatgaataaagtaaTTCATTGAGTAATTTGCACATCAAACTAACCTTCCCGAAAACTCTCATCCGGATTCACATATACTTCTAAAAACGTCAGACTTGATAGTACAAcgtatgttaatgaattccaTTCATTCGTAAATAACGCGTGCACTCACGCTCATTCATAATTAGCATAATCCCCGCCTATGAATTACAGATACGCAAATTACGTATCTAGGAATGCCGGAATCCctggacttcattctctggtttggttacattatattgcataaatgcataatatACTAATCGGCTATATGCTAACCAATAAATTTACCAATTAAACTGTGTCcaccaaagtgtttttttccagctaaaataataataactggtgctcttctgaaaacgaCCAGATGGTGGCGCCCTTACAACGCTTTGGAGGTCAAACGACTTTACgaacgatttacacaaaaattcGTTCTGCTCGTGTTTCATGAACGAGGCCCATTATGTGCATTTCGAAACTACTCTGTGGACACTAACCGGCATGAAGAATACAGAAAGTGTCTCAATGCACATAAACGCTGCAAATCCCTCCatgactctttttttattaataaaatatattgttttttccaAATGAATCTGtctaatattaattaaatgtgtttttggtttCATTATGAATCAATTCTACAAAATAGGCCATAGTATACGATTTATATAGCACATCATAAGtactatttatatgttttatttagtgtgtgtatttattttgatgtgACCTGTCACATATGGATCATGGGCTTTTGCAGGCACCCAAAAAAGCAAAGAAGAGGGCCGAAGGAGCCAATTCAAATGTCTTCTCCATGTTTGAGCAGACACAGATCCAGGAATTCAAAGAGGTACAAAGTTTACATACCGTACACTTGTTCGACTCTAATGGCTGTGACTGCGTTCTTTATCATGCCTGTTTTGCTGTGATGTTGAGCATTTGAAGAAGATCCCGTATGTGACTTCAATATGTCATCGCTCATCATCCCTCGTGAATAATTCAGAATCTGTCAGTAATGATTAGCACAGCGGAGTGATTTACAccctagacacacacacactgaacctGCTGTCAAGCCTGCAGAAGTTGCGTGGAGAATGCAGCAGGACAGACGTTGTCTCTGGTCTCAAAGCAACTGTGAAAAGATCACGACATACGGGATAAGCGTGACTCTGATCCGAGATGGCAGTGATGGGAGCGTGCAGACGAATGCTTTCTATCTCACATATAACAAACAGACACAAGGAAAAGAAATGagacacacaaagagagatgattttgtattttgttcggTGTAACACTTTTTAAGAGCCGTTCATCAGACGTACTTCGTCTTTCTCACCCacaatattttctctctttcatccGCTTCAGGCTTTCACCATCATGGACCAGAACAGAGATGGCTTTATCGACAAGAACGACCTGAGGGACACGTTCGCAGCTTTAGGTGGGCTTTACTAATCTCTGCAGTGTGTCGCTGTCCTTTTGAATGCCGGCTGAGGGATCTTTCTGACAGCGgctttgacctctgacccccGTCTCCACAGGCCGTCTGAACGTCAAACAGGAGGAGATCGATGAGATGCTGAAGGAGGCTCCAGGGCCCATTAACTTCACCGTCTTCCTCACCATGTTTGGAGAGAAGCTGAAAGGTAAACGTGACGATGAAATGTTTCAAAGAATCAAAACGGCCCGAAGTGAAAATGAGCTCTGCGTGAACTTCCGTTTGTCCGGCAGGATCTTTGTTAGGAGAGTTTGCTCAGGCAAGCATCGCTGTTACTTTAATTcttaaagtaatttaaaaatgtcatttcctTTACAGTCATATAAGCCCAATTGGGAACAGTGCGTTCTGAAAGATCTTGCATTAGCCTATATGAATATTCCCATTAGGAGCGTCTTCAATTATTTCACAAGCTCCAGTAGGATTTCTGTGTGAATCTTCACACTTTTTGGGGGGAAGTTTTGGTATAACGCTCTCTCTCAACACGTCTCTATATTTTCAGGGGCAGATGCAGAAGAGACAATCCTGAATGCTTTCAAAGTGTTTGATGGCGAAGGAAAGGGGACACTGAAAAAGGATTTGtgagaacatttataataaaacaaataaagcaggtTTTGTTGTCGTA containing:
- the myl2b gene encoding myosin, light chain 2b, regulatory, cardiac, slow; the encoded protein is MDHGLLQAPKKAKKRAEGANSNVFSMFEQTQIQEFKEAFTIMDQNRDGFIDKNDLRDTFAALGRLNVKQEEIDEMLKEAPGPINFTVFLTMFGEKLKGADAEETILNAFKVFDGEGKGTLKKDFLTKMLTTQADRFTPEEMEQMFSAFPPDAAGNLDYKNLVHIITHGEEKDQE